A stretch of the Vigna radiata var. radiata cultivar VC1973A chromosome 7, Vradiata_ver6, whole genome shotgun sequence genome encodes the following:
- the LOC106768621 gene encoding acid beta-fructofuranosidase precursor (The RefSeq protein has 9 substitutions compared to this genomic sequence), whose product MEHHKPLLPTSSHAAPTSSTRKDLLFVLCGLLFLSSLVAYGGYRASGVPHAHLSSPTSNHQQDHQSPTSLPSSKWYPVSRGVSSGVSEKSSNLLFAGEGGASEAFPWDNSMLSWQRTSFHFQPEKNWMNDPNGPMYYKGWYHFFYQYNPNGAVWGDIVWGHAVSRDMIHWLHLPLAMVADQWYDKQGVWTGSATILPNGEIIMLYTGSTNESVQVQNLAYPADPSDPLLLDWIKHTGNPVLVPPPGIGAKDFRDPTTAWLTSEGKWRITIGSKLNKTGIALVYDTEDFKTYELKEGLLRAVPGTGMWECVDFFPVSKKNGNGLDTSVNGAEVKHVMKVSLDDDRHDYYAIGTYDDNKVLFTPDDVKNDVGVGLRYDYGIFYASKTFYDQNKDRRILWGWIGESDSEYADVTKGWASVQSIPRTVRLDTKTGSNLLQWPVDEVESLRLRSDEFKSLKAKPGSVVSLDIETATQLDVVAEFEIDTESLEKTAESNEEFTCSSSGGAAQRGALGPFGLLVLADEGLSEYTPVYFYVIKGRNGNLRTSFCSDQSRSSQANDVRKQIFGSVVPVLKGEKFSLRMLVDHSIVESFAQGGRTCVTSRVYPTKAIYGAARLFLFNNATEATVTASLKVWQMNSAFIRPFPFNPDQKS is encoded by the exons ATGGAACATCATAAACCCTTGTTACCTACTTCCTCTCACGCCGCTCCAACCTCAACCACTCGCAAGGACCTCCTTTTCGTCGTTTGCGCCTTGCTCTTCCTCTCTTCCCTCGTCGCCTATGAGGGTTACAGGGCCTCCGCCGTGCCTAATCTTCACGTTTCATCACCTACGTCCAACAATCAACAAGATCACCAAAGTCCCACATCGCTGCCTTCTTCCAAATGGTACCCTGTTTCAAGGGGTGTTTCATCCGGGGTGTCGGAGAAGTCATCGAACTTGTTATTCGCCGGTGAAGGAGGAGCTTCCGAAGCATTTCCTTGGGACAATAGCATGTTGTCTTGGCAGAGAACTTCTTTTCATTTCCAGCCAGAGAAAAACTGGATGAACG ATCCTAATG GTCCTATGTACTACAAGGGATGGTATCACTTTTTCTACCAATACAATCCGAATGGTGCAGTTTGGGGTGACATAGTTTGGGGACACGCGGTGTCAAGGGACATGATCCATTGGCTTCACCTTCCATTGGCAATGGTGGCTGATCAATGGTATGACAAGCAAGGCGTGTGGACAGGCTCAGCTACCATCTTACCAAATGGTGAAATCATCATGTTATACACAGGTTCCACCAATGAGTCAGTGCAAGTTCAAAACCTCGCATACCCTGCTGACCCCTCTGACCCTCTGCTTCTGGATTGGATCAAACACACCGGGAACCCGGTTTTGGTCCCACCACCAGGCATTGGTGCCAAGGACTTTCGTGACCCTACGACTGCATGGCTCACCTCTGAAGGAAAGTGGCGCATAACCATAGGATCCAAGCTTAATAAAACTGGCATTGCTTTGGTTTATGACACTGAGGACTTCAAGACCTATGAGCTTAAGGAAGGGCTGCTTCGAGCTGTCCCTGGCACTGGCATGTGGGAGTGTGTCGACTTCTTCCCCGTGTCCaagaaaaatggaaatggaTTGGATACCTCTGTTAATGGGGCTGAGGTCAAGCATGTCATGAAGGTCAGCTTGGATGATGATAGACATGATTACTACGCCATAGGGACTTACGATGATAACAAAGTTCTGTTCACACCAGATGATGTTAAGAATGATGTTGGTGTTGGTTTAAGGTATGACTATGGAATATTCTATGCATCCAAGACATTTTATGATCAGAACAAGGATAGGAGAATTTTGTGGGGTTGGATTGGAGAATCTGACAGTGAATATGCAGATGTTACCAAAGGTTGGGCTTCAGTTCAG AGTATTCCAAGAACTGTGAGGCTTGATACGAAGACTGGCAGCAACTTACTTCAGTGGCCTGTTGATGAAGTGGAGAGTTTGAGATTGAGAAGTGATGAATTCAAAAGTTTGAAGGCAAAACCAGGGTCAGTGGTGTCACTAGATATTGAAACAGCCACACAG TTGGACGTTGTTGCGGAGTTTGAGATAGACACGGAATCCCTAGAGAAAACAGCTGAATCCAATGAGGAGTTCACATGCAGCAGCAGCGGTGGAGCTGCACAACGTGGTGCCTTGGGACCTTTTGGTCTTCTGGTTTTGGCTGATGAGGGGCTTTCTGAGTATACTCCTGTGTATTTCTATGTCATTAAAGGAAGAAATGGAAATCTTAGGACTTCCTTTTGCTCTGATCAATCAAG GTCTTCTCAGGCAAATGACGTTCGCAAGCAAATCTTTGGGAGTGTTGTTCCAGTACTTAAAGGGGAAAAGTTTTCCTTACGGATGCTG GTGGACCATTCTATTGTTGAAAGCTTTGCTCAAGGTGGAAGAACGTGTGTAACATCTCGGGTTTATCCAACAAAGGCAATCTATGGAGCTGCTAGATTGTTCTTGTTCAACAATGCTACTGAGGCCACTGTGACAGCCTCACTCAAAGTTTGGCAAATGAATTCTGCATTTATACGCCCATTCCCATTCAACCCAGATCAGAAGAGC
- the LOC106765690 gene encoding uncharacterized protein LOC106765690: MSLTLQTPSSTTLSSASSIHSTTRRSTSYFSIRSTLSPKTIHCNSRRSYPQTRASASSINIASTTELDAVSAFSEIVPDTVVFDDFEKFPPTAATVSSSLLLGICGLPDTIFRNAVEMALADSECYGIENPNARVSCFVNKAFANVGSDLAKLVPGRVSTEVDARLAYDTHAIIRKVHDLLKLYNDSNVPPERLLFKIPSTWQGIEAARLLESEGIQTHLTFVYSFAQAAAAAQAGASVIQIFVGRIRDWARNHSGDAEIESAQLRGEDPGLALVTKAYNYIHKYGHKSKLMAAAVRNKQDLFSLLGVDYIIAPLKVLQSLKESVASPDEKYSFVRRLSPQSAAMYQFREEELVQWDHDSMVNAMGPAAVQLLAAGLDGHADQAKRVEDLFEKIWPPPNV, translated from the exons ATGTCACTCACTTTGCAAACTCCGTCCTCGACCACGCTCTCTTCTGCATCTTCCATTCACTCCACAACAAGAAGATCGACTTCCTACTTCTCGATTCGTTCCACGCTTTCCCCAAAAACTATCCATTGCAATTCCCGCAGGTCCTACCCTCAAACTCGCGCTTCTGCTTCCTCTATCAATATCG CTTCCACCACTGAACTCGACGCTGTGTCCGCCTTCAGCGAGATCGTCCCCGACACCGTCGTTTTCGATGATTTCGAGAA ATTTCCTCCAACTGCTGCTACTGTCAGTTCATCGCTTCTCTTGGGAATATGTGGCCTTCCAGATACCATTTTTAGG aatgCTGTGGAAATGGCTTTGGCTGATTCTGAGTGTTATGGAATTGAAAATCCTAATGCACGAGTGTCTTGTTTTGTCAACAAG GCTTTCGCGAATGTGGGTAGCGACTTGGCAAAGCTTGTCCCTGGCCGTGTTTCCACAGAGGTGGATGCCCGGCTTGCTTATGACACGCACGCCATTATCAGGAAG GTGCATGACTTGTTAAAGTTGTACAATGATAGCAATGTACCTCCTGAACGTCTGTTGTTTAAAATTCCTTCAACTTGGCAA GGAATAGAGGCTGCAAGGTTGCTGGAATCTGAAGGCATACAAACACATTTGACCTTTGTCTATAg TTTTGCTCAAGCCGCTGCTGCAGCTCAAGCTGGTGCATCTgttattcaaatttttgttgGTCGTATAAGG GATTGGGCACGTAATCATTCTGGTGACGCAGAGATAGAATCTGCCCAGCTAAGAGGAGAGGATCCAGGGTTGGCATTA GTGACAAAAGCTTACAATTATATTCACAAATATGGACATAAGTCAAAGTTGATGGCAGCCGCTGTTCGCAACAAGCAGGATCTATTTAGTCTTCTGGG GGTTGACTATATCATTGCTCCATTAAAGGTATTGCAGTCTCTCAAAGAGTCTGTTGCGTCTCCTGATGAGAAGTACTCTTTTGTTAGGAGGTTATCCCCTCAGTCTGCTGCAATGTACCAATTTCGTGAGGAAGAG CTTGTTCAATGGGACCATGATAGCATGGTAAATGCCATGGGGCCTGCAGCTGTGCAGCTTTTGGCTGCTGGACTGGATGGCCATGCTGATCAAGCAAAGCGGGTGGAAGATCTATTTGAGAAAATTTGGCCACCACCAAATGTATGA